In Lathyrus oleraceus cultivar Zhongwan6 chromosome 2, CAAS_Psat_ZW6_1.0, whole genome shotgun sequence, the DNA window AATGTATATTGATCGATATATACTAAATTTCAAATAATATGCAAAATAAGTTCTCTCTGCAATTCTTTTTTTGGGGGAGGGGGCAGCCCACTGATACCTGTTCAAAATGTGTCTCAAGTTCATTGTGTATACCTCTcaattttctttttgttttattGTTTGCATTGCTCGATATGTTTGGCCCATTGGATATTCCATTCAATCCTATATTTAATTTTTTGACGTGTGAATTGATTGGGGGCAACAGGCATCAGAGAGACCTGTTCCAAATGCGACGTTACAAGTTACCGGTGCTGTTGGTTGGCGAAGAGAAGGCCTTGTATACAAAAAGAATGAGGTGGATATTATACCATCTGACatctattttttatgattatttcCATTCTATTTCAAGTTTACAACATTGCATATTACAGGTCTTCCTAGATATTGTGGAGAGTGTGAATCTTCTTATGTCGTCAAAAGGTGAGTTATGATCATGATCTTTGATTGTATGTTGCTGTTTGCTAGATTTCCTGCTAATTGTTTTATGGTTTTAGGCGTTGTTCTGCGTTGCGATGTAACGGGGAAGATTCTTATGAAGTGCTTTCTTTCTGGAATGCCTGATTTGAAGTTGGGTTTGAATGACAAGATTGGCCTTGAGAAAGAGTCACAACTTAAATCACGTCCTACTAAAAGGTAGTTATCATTTGGACATGATTTCCCCACATTTTTCCTTTCAATGGTATTTTCCAATTTTCCAATTTGGTCCATTTAGTGTGTTGTACTGGGAAGATATTAGACCCTCCtgttttgttttctttaatcTTCTGAAAGTATTTTTTATTATCAACAAAATCTGTTTTGTAGTGGCAAAACTATTGAGCTTGATGACGTCACTTTCCATCAATGTGTAAATTTGACGAGGTTTAACTCGGAGAAGACTGTTAGTTTTGTGCCTCCAGATGGTGAATTTGAACTAATGAAGTAAGCTGATGCCTGTTGATTCTTGTTTTGTCAGTTCTTTTTATTACCAGGGATAGTCAGGGTTCATTGGTAATCTTACTTAGCAGGGCCCTGTTCTCCCTTTTATTGAGTTATTCCCATCCTAAGAATTTAACTTGTAAGCTTGGCAAAATCACGCCCGCGGTCCTTTAAGTTTTACCCACTTGTTGGATAGGTCCTTTAAGTTTTTTTCTTTCCAAATTGGTTCTTTATGTTATTATGGTTGCAGCTTTAGCGTTTTTAATAGTTTCTGTAAAAAATGCACTTTTCACTTCTGGGCTCTTAGGTTTTTTTTCGTCGCCATCATTGAAAGAAACCGTTATCTCTTCTCTTTCCATTTCACTCTGTCTTCGATATCTCCCCCCTAGAATTCTGGATTTGCATTTCTTTGTAAAAGCAGTAACGAATGTATTCTCCGGTGCAATGAAGTTGACATATAGTGCTATCAAGGCTATAACAATGTAGTGAAAGTTTGCAAATTGGTAGTTCAATTATAACTACTAGATAAATAAATGAAAACTGTGAGACAACTCCCATTATTAGGGGAACAGTTCCTCTCAAATTTTTCCATGATGTTTCGTAATCTCCACATATGAAACTCATTTTTTTCCCTAAATCCTTTCCCTCTCTTTTCAATGGAAGGTAGGGATTTCAATGGACTCTCATGTCACATGAGAGGATCCATTCCCCATTACTTGCTAGTTCCACTTATATGTTTGTAAAGTAAGTAGAAAATGAAAACCCAAAACACCAAGTTCTGTTACTTTCTTAACCTTCAAAAGGGCAACAGTGCGAGATTAGGTGCAACGGTGCGATCAACTCATAACTTAAAGGCTAACACTGCATAAGCGTAAAGGACCTATCTGGAAAATATGTCAATCTTAAAGGACCGCATGCGTGGTTTTGCCTATATGCTATCATGCTGTTGTCTGTGTTCACATTTCCTCGATTTCTAGTCCCATTTACATCCTCTGACCTTGAAAACTATACATCAAACCATTTAAGAAGGATTTGGATTTAAGTAGTCTTTCATTAGACATGATTTATGAAAGGATGTTTTGGCGTCAATTGATCCATGAACTTGTTGTCACTGAATTGGAAAAAACTTCTATTGTTGTTATGCTCCCTAACTAACTCTTCTTTAATCTATATCCTAACACCTTTGTCGCTAGATTATTTTTCTTTGATAGTGTTTTCAGCATTGAAGTAACAGTAACTTCCCTCTTGAGAGTGTTAGCATGAAATTTAAAGCTGATTTTTGTATTTCCAAGAAATCTAATTTACCAATTTGCATCACTTGGTTTTACAAAATTCACAAGTAATATAGGATCAAGTGAGTTCTTAATGGTGCTGGGTTTTTGGCTAAAACAATTTTATGTTGTTAGGTATCGTATCACTGAGGGTGTTAATCTTCCCTTCAAAGTATTGCCAACCATCAAGGAACTCGGTCGAACACGGATGGAAGTAAATGTTAAGGTTTGAAATTTTTAATGTTGGACATCAAATCTAATGGAGGTTAAATTTCATCCATTGTCTCCTTAGTATTTATTTTTAACTTGTTTTTTCAGGTAAAGAGTGTCTTTGGTGCAAAGATGTTTGCACTAGGAGTCGTTATCAAAATTCCCGTGCCAAAGCAAACAGCTAAAACGAGTTTCACAGTCACATCTGGTCGAGCAAAATATAATGCAGCTATTGATTGTTTGGTTTGGAAGTACGTGTCTCACTTTATTTTGATTTTGTTATTGAAATTAGCTTTTTGACTACGTTTTGGTAAACAACTAAATGAAGTGTTTATTCATAAGTTTTTATTTTCATGTATAAGCTATAAGCTATTTTTATAATCAAATAGATAATATGGTTAAATTGTTTTCATAGAAGGTGTATGCTGTCTTCATAAGCTATTTATTGAAATAAACTAAACAACTTATGAAAATGTCTTCAGCTATTTCGTAAGCTCTATCATACATTTATGCAAGTACTTGTGTCATAAGATAAACTGTAAATTAACTCTTCCAAACACACGCATACTTAAAAGTAGCTTAAGTAAAACTGTATGATTTTTTTTAGTAGTTTTGATTTTGATAACCATAAGGAGTATCCTCCTTTTGGTATGTAGCTGTTCTGCCATTGAATATCAATCTTTTGCAGAATAAGAAAATTTCCTGGGCAAACTGAGCCGACTCTGAGTGCAGAAATTGAACTTATCTCCACGATGACTGAAAAGAAATCATGGACTAGGCCACCAATTCAGATGGAATTTCAGGTTTGTTATCAGTTACTTCAACAAATCCCATGAAAATAAGATCCAGCTTCCTGATTACCGTAAATTTATCTTAGTTTATTTAGTGACAGGTTAATTATATATGCGTTATTGAGTGAAATTCTGGATTAGGGCCTCTGTATTCATTACTAGATTTTCATATACTACTTAGGTTTGCTGCAATATATGCACTTCTTCAACTACATCTTGATAAAATCTTAGGTTTGCAATATATGCACTTCTTTAACTACATCTTGTTTAATGCAGGTTCCCATGTTCACCGCATCTGGTTTACGCGTCCGTTTTCTTAAGGTATCTGTCATATGCTCTCTATTTATTCTTAGTTCACATTTTTTAACAACTCAGTGGTTTTATCTTATTTACTCTGAAGGTATGGGAAAAGAGTGGCTACAACACTGTTGAGTGGGTTCGCTATATTACAAAAGCCGGATCATACGAGATTAGGTGCTAGACACATTTGGATTGCTGGTTTCAAACGTCAGGGATTATTACTTGGTGGAGATTGATGCAGTCTCAAATAGTTAAAGATGCAGTTCAATCTAGGTATCCCATATTGCATAGTTTTTTTTTTCTCATTCATTATATTTTGCGTGTGAACTGATTCCAAAGCCAGTTTGGAAACATGAAATGATTCTCTCTATCTCCCATGTACACATTGTATTTTAATGATAATGTTTATTGAGTGATGCATTCTGTAATTTTTATGTCACATTTCATGTTGCGACGATATATACTTCATTATATTATAAATTACAATCAAGTCTTGGGTGCATGTTTATATTTTAATGAGGCGAGAGACTGCTTCAACAATATTTATATAGGTCGATATTGTAATTTTTTACACAGGCATCTAATTAAAATAATTTGTATACGATTTTTTgaaattaatttataaaaaatttataagTATAATTTAATTGATAACTGCAACATTATTTGATATGCGTAGATAAGGGTGATAATGAACCAAATCAATTTGAAGATAGTTTGAAACTTGATTCGACATCAAATTAGGTTCATGAATTAAATGAGCGGAACATGAGAAAaaattaagtttattaattaaatgagTTGAACTTTAATTATAAATGGTTTGATTCGTTCATGAATCAACTCAATTATATATCAAAAGAGTTATATCGAATAAGCTTAGG includes these proteins:
- the LOC127120529 gene encoding AP-2 complex subunit mu, whose protein sequence is MPVAASAVYFLNLRGDVLINRLYRDDVGGNMVDAFRTHIMQTKELGTCPVKQIGGCSFFYMRISNVYIVIVVSTNANVACAFKFVVEAVALFKSYFGGAFDEDAIRNNFVLIYELLDEIMDFGYPQNLSPEILKLYITQEGVRSPFSSKASERPVPNATLQVTGAVGWRREGLVYKKNEVFLDIVESVNLLMSSKGVVLRCDVTGKILMKCFLSGMPDLKLGLNDKIGLEKESQLKSRPTKSGKTIELDDVTFHQCVNLTRFNSEKTVSFVPPDGEFELMKYRITEGVNLPFKVLPTIKELGRTRMEVNVKVKSVFGAKMFALGVVIKIPVPKQTAKTSFTVTSGRAKYNAAIDCLVWKIRKFPGQTEPTLSAEIELISTMTEKKSWTRPPIQMEFQVPMFTASGLRVRFLKVWEKSGYNTVEWVRYITKAGSYEIRC